From Aquificota bacterium, one genomic window encodes:
- the sucC gene encoding ADP-forming succinate--CoA ligase subunit beta encodes MKLHEHQAKELLKKYGLPVPEGRVAFSLQEALQAAEELGEFPLVVKAQVHCGGRGKAGGVKLVKNMEELQQAVEGMLGKVLKTFQCPDGKPVSRVWIEKATNIGKEYYLSITLDRSVSKPILMASAEGGMEIEEVAKEKPEAIHMFHIDPALGLMPSQARKIAFKLGLPVNEFVKIALALYRAYIDLDASLVEINPLVLTKEGNLILLDAKVELDDNALIRHKDLEELEDLTQLDPLEVEAKRYNLNYIKLDGNIGCMVNGAGLAMTTMDIIKLAGGEPANFLDVGGGANVEQIANAFRILMADPNVKAVFINIFGGILRCDRLAQGLIEAAKMVEIKVPVVVRMEGTNVEEGRKILAESGLNFINAVDMWDGAKKAVALASKGG; translated from the coding sequence ATGAAATTACATGAGCATCAAGCAAAAGAGCTTCTAAAAAAATATGGCCTTCCTGTGCCAGAAGGAAGGGTGGCCTTTAGCCTTCAGGAAGCTTTGCAGGCGGCGGAAGAGCTTGGTGAGTTTCCACTTGTGGTAAAGGCTCAGGTGCATTGCGGTGGAAGGGGAAAGGCGGGCGGTGTAAAGCTTGTTAAAAACATGGAAGAGCTACAGCAGGCGGTGGAAGGTATGCTCGGTAAAGTCCTTAAGACCTTCCAATGCCCCGATGGAAAGCCAGTAAGCAGGGTATGGATAGAAAAGGCAACCAACATAGGAAAGGAATACTACCTTTCCATAACCCTTGACAGGTCTGTATCCAAGCCAATTTTGATGGCCTCTGCAGAAGGTGGGATGGAGATAGAAGAGGTGGCAAAGGAAAAGCCAGAGGCCATTCATATGTTCCACATAGACCCAGCCCTTGGCCTTATGCCTTCTCAAGCCAGAAAGATAGCCTTCAAGCTTGGCCTTCCTGTAAATGAGTTTGTAAAGATAGCTTTAGCCCTATACAGGGCATACATAGACCTTGATGCAAGCCTTGTGGAGATAAACCCCCTTGTGCTTACAAAGGAAGGAAACCTTATACTCCTTGATGCCAAGGTAGAACTGGATGACAACGCCCTTATAAGGCATAAGGACCTTGAAGAATTGGAAGACCTAACCCAGCTTGACCCCCTTGAGGTGGAGGCCAAAAGGTACAACCTTAACTACATAAAGCTGGATGGAAACATAGGCTGTATGGTAAACGGTGCAGGCCTTGCCATGACCACCATGGATATAATAAAGCTGGCCGGTGGAGAGCCTGCCAACTTCCTTGATGTGGGCGGTGGTGCCAACGTAGAGCAGATAGCCAACGCCTTTAGGATCCTGATGGCAGACCCCAATGTGAAGGCTGTTTTCATAAATATATTTGGTGGTATTCTTAGATGCGACAGGCTTGCCCAAGGCCTCATAGAGGCGGCCAAGATGGTGGAGATAAAAGTTCCTGTTGTGGTAAGGATGGAAGGTACCAATGTGGAAGAAGGTAGGAAAATCTTGGCCGAATCGGGCCTAAACTTTATAAACGCAGTGGACATGTGGGATGGAGCAAAAAAGGCTGTAGCCTTAGCATCAAAAGGAGGTTAA